A genomic segment from Desulfurispirillum indicum S5 encodes:
- a CDS encoding acyltransferase, producing MPTTAGSNAAWEAPAAGGSFLLGVLSSLALLLYTLFLGAFLYVFILLRLILPQGLARGVANPMVEATAGLWVRGILWWLNHVYRVQWDIQGLSRIGRREWFLINANHQSWVDIFVLYALYLGKVPLLKFFIKRELAYLPIVGQAWWALDFPFMRRYSREYLARYPEKAGKDLEQTRRACEKFSQVPTSVMNFLEGTRFTEQKRRRTQSPFQYLLKPKAGGLAFAIQSLGDRFSALTNVTIYYPDGIPTFWAMMCGAFRRCVVRIDEKPIPAHFSQGDYGSDPLLRQEIQQWVTDIWQEKDEQLRQLHEEHSRRLPAAGG from the coding sequence TTGCCAACCACTGCTGGGTCGAATGCTGCCTGGGAAGCTCCTGCTGCGGGAGGGTCTTTCCTGCTGGGTGTTCTGAGTTCCCTTGCGCTGCTGTTGTATACGCTGTTTCTGGGAGCGTTCCTCTATGTCTTTATCCTGTTGCGCCTGATTCTGCCGCAAGGTCTGGCCAGGGGTGTGGCCAATCCCATGGTCGAGGCCACTGCGGGTTTGTGGGTGCGGGGTATTCTGTGGTGGCTGAACCATGTGTACCGGGTTCAGTGGGATATTCAGGGGTTGAGTCGCATTGGTCGGCGGGAGTGGTTTCTGATTAATGCCAATCACCAGAGCTGGGTGGATATTTTTGTGCTCTACGCCCTCTATCTGGGCAAGGTGCCGCTTTTGAAGTTTTTTATCAAACGGGAGCTCGCCTATCTGCCGATTGTGGGGCAGGCGTGGTGGGCGCTGGACTTTCCCTTTATGCGCCGTTACTCCCGTGAGTATCTGGCCCGGTATCCGGAAAAGGCCGGGAAGGATCTGGAGCAGACGCGCAGGGCCTGCGAGAAGTTTTCCCAGGTGCCCACCAGTGTGATGAACTTCCTGGAGGGTACCCGCTTCACCGAGCAGAAGCGCAGGCGCACACAGTCGCCTTTCCAGTACCTGCTGAAGCCTAAGGCCGGTGGTCTGGCCTTTGCGATTCAGTCCCTGGGGGATCGGTTCAGTGCTTTGACCAATGTGACCATTTACTATCCTGACGGGATTCCCACTTTCTGGGCGATGATGTGCGGTGCGTTTCGCCGCTGTGTGGTGCGCATTGATGAGAAGCCGATTCCGGCGCACTTCAGTCAGGGCGACTACGGGAGCGATCCTCTGTTGCGTCAGGAGATTCAGCAGTGGGTAACGGATATCTGGCAGGAGAAGGATGAGCAGCTGCGACAGCTGCATGAAGAGCATAGCCGGCGTCTACCGGCTGCAGGGGGGTGA
- a CDS encoding DUF1801 domain-containing protein, whose protein sequence is MSTMHVETFLNDLQNHSESQYALVRALRETVLAVCQGSGEEMKYGGILFSGAEPFCGIFAYTGHVSLEFSRGAMLPDPHGVLEGGGKLRRHIKLRALQDIADRHVAEYVQAAFGLQG, encoded by the coding sequence ATGAGCACTATGCATGTCGAAACCTTTCTCAATGATCTGCAAAACCACAGCGAATCGCAGTACGCGCTTGTGAGGGCGTTGCGAGAAACGGTGCTGGCGGTTTGCCAGGGGAGTGGCGAAGAGATGAAGTACGGGGGCATCCTTTTCAGCGGGGCTGAACCGTTCTGCGGTATTTTTGCCTATACGGGTCATGTTTCGCTGGAGTTCAGTCGGGGGGCGATGCTGCCCGATCCCCACGGCGTTCTGGAGGGTGGCGGCAAACTGCGTCGTCATATCAAACTGCGCGCGCTTCAGGATATTGCGGATCGGCATGTTGCTGAATATGTGCAGGCTGCCTTTGGGTTGCAGGGGTAA
- a CDS encoding IS5 family transposase (programmed frameshift) produces MSKVQSWEVSDAFWQRVEPLLPIQQRDLDKVYKRKPGGGRKRLNPRKAFSGIVYVLRTGCQWKAIPKEQFGCASAVHKYFIEWSKAGVFEAIWRQGLAEYDEMEGIAWEWQSIDGGMYKAPMALETVGKNPTDRGKNGSKRHVLVDGRGVPLSIVVTGANRHDVSQLEAVLDGVVFEKPAEQEQHLCADCGYKGKQALSSILQRGYIPHVKQRKEEIEDKKRDPSKKARRWIVEASISWFNRFRKIHVRFEKLEVTHYGLTCLAAAIITYRKIGVIYG; encoded by the exons ATGTCTAAAGTGCAATCATGGGAAGTCTCAGATGCTTTCTGGCAAAGAGTTGAGCCTTTGCTGCCAATCCAGCAAAGAGATCTTGACAAGGTCTACAAGCGCAAGCCTGGTGGTGGGCGCAAGCGACTTAACCCCAGGAAGGCGTTTTCCGGCATTGTCTATGTTCTGCGCACCGGTTGTCAGTGGAAAGCGATACCCAAGGAGCAGTTTGGTTGCGCCAGTGCCGTGCACAAGTACTTCATTGAGTGGAGTAAGGCCGGTGTATTCGAAGCTATTTGGCGTCAAGGGCTGGCTGAGTACGACGAGATGGAGGGAATTGCCTGGGAGTGGCAAAGCATAGATGGCGGAATGTACAAAGCACCAATGGCTCTTGAAACCGTAGGGAAGAACCCGACGGATCGGGGA AAAAACGGGAGCAAGCGTCATGTCCTGGTGGACGGTCGTGGCGTCCCGTTGTCCATCGTCGTAACCGGAGCGAACCGGCATGATGTGAGCCAGCTTGAAGCTGTTCTTGATGGCGTAGTCTTCGAGAAGCCTGCAGAGCAGGAGCAGCATCTTTGCGCAGATTGTGGCTACAAGGGAAAGCAGGCGCTCAGCAGCATTCTTCAGCGCGGATACATACCCCATGTAAAGCAGCGAAAAGAAGAGATCGAGGACAAGAAGCGTGACCCATCAAAGAAGGCGAGGCGCTGGATAGTGGAAGCATCTATTTCCTGGTTCAACCGTTTCAGGAAGATTCATGTGCGCTTTGAGAAGCTTGAGGTCACTCACTACGGGTTGACGTGTCTTGCGGCAGCCATAATCACATACAGGAAAATCGGCGTAATTTATGGATAA